Proteins encoded in a region of the Xylocopa sonorina isolate GNS202 chromosome 11, iyXylSono1_principal, whole genome shotgun sequence genome:
- the LOC143429132 gene encoding LIM domain only protein 3, with amino-acid sequence MTMDVSKTEPSKNGATQQECAGCGKAITERYLLKAMDLFWHEDCLKCGCCDCRLGEVGSSLFTRANLILCKRDYLRLFGNPGHCAVCNKHIPPYEMVMKARANVYHLDCFACQQCTHRFCVGDRFYLCENKILCEYDYEERLAFANMSVQTPASLAYIKRQLPPTPTPPGQNMHPGHNPLQPHQGLGQSVGQHNHVSNGQMSGSTPMVNGTAIGVGGPRAPGDMNNNGLSGPALGPMKPPPMSMQAPTS; translated from the exons ATGACGATGGACGTGAGCAAGACGGAGCCGAGTAAAAATGGCGCCACGCAACAGGAATGCGCTGGATGCGGGAAAGCGATCACGGAAAG GTATCTCCTCAAGGCCATGGACCTGTTCTGGCACGAGGACTGTCTGAAGTGCGGGTGCTGCGACTGTAGGTTAGGAGAGGTCGGTTCTAGTCTGTTCACCAGGGCCAACCTTATCCTCTGTAAGAGGGACTACCTCAGGCTGTTCGGGAATCCGGGGCACTGCGCGGTTTGCAACAAGCACATACCGCCGTACGAGATGGTGATGAAGGCGAGGGCGAACGTCTATCACCTCGACTGTTTCGCCTGCCAACAGTGTACTCATCG GTTCTGCGTAGGCGATCGATTCTATCTGTGCGAGAACAAAATCCTGTGCGAGTACGACTACGAGGAGAGGCTCGCGTTCGCCAATATGTCAGTACAAACACCCGCCTCGCTGGCGTACATCAAAAGGCAACTGCCGCCGACGCCGACGCCGCCTGGCCAGAACATGCATCCCGGTCACAATCCGCTGCAACCTCATCAGGGACTTGGCCAGTCGGTGGGTCAACATAATCACGTGTCGAAC GGTCAGATGTCAGGGAGCACACCGATGGTGAACGGGACGGCCATAGGCGTGGGTGGTCCCAGGGCTCCCGGGGACATGAACAATAACGGGCTGTCGGGTCCAGCGTTAGGCCCGATGAAACCGCCGCCGATGTCTATGCAGGCGCCGACCAGCTGA